In Alkalihalobacterium alkalinitrilicum, a genomic segment contains:
- a CDS encoding DUF420 domain-containing protein — MKDYGQNTINGPSFKKRNYKPWIIAITIVINGLVIILSGLPGIENFDLFDVKILPLMNAIFNSFTFIFLFLALIAIIKKNITWHKRFIYLAFTTTTLFLVTYVGHHFLSASTTYGGDGFLKYFYYFILITHIILAAVIVPLALTTVARAWNMENERHRKIARWTMPLWLYVSFTGVLVYILISPYY, encoded by the coding sequence ATGAAGGATTACGGTCAAAATACGATCAACGGACCGTCATTTAAAAAAAGAAATTATAAACCATGGATTATAGCGATTACCATTGTTATTAATGGCTTAGTTATTATTCTGTCAGGGTTACCTGGTATAGAAAATTTTGATTTATTCGATGTTAAGATATTACCGTTAATGAATGCCATCTTTAATAGTTTTACATTCATATTTTTATTTTTGGCCTTAATTGCAATAATAAAGAAAAATATAACATGGCATAAGCGATTTATTTACTTAGCATTTACAACCACTACATTGTTTCTTGTCACCTATGTTGGTCACCATTTTCTATCTGCGTCTACAACATACGGTGGGGATGGCTTTCTGAAATATTTTTACTATTTTATCTTAATTACTCATATTATTTTAGCTGCAGTTATCGTTCCTTTAGCTTTAACTACAGTTGCAAGAGCTTGGAATATGGAAAATGAAAGACATCGTAAAATTGCAAGGTGGACAATGCCTTTATGGCTATATGTAAGTTTTACAGGTGTATTAGTCTATATTTTAATCTCACCATACTATTAA
- the ytvI gene encoding sporulation integral membrane protein YtvI, which produces MSAIFTKRNIIIAITVILLIIAGYFILPVSLPLILALFTALILSPAVKALYEKTKMKRNLAVMIVFTLFVCFIGLSGYFIVTKAITQGVQLAENLPTYINDINRAWLTFQRDLEDKYEDLPPEVVFEINQQVTQTLNNLRLELSSRDLISDLTSLITTIPAFLVNLLVYLIALFLFLLELPRLKQQLYSYLSEKTADKVNFMVSRLSYVIAGFFKAQFLVSIIIFIVSLIGLLIIVPEVALLMAFIIWIIDFIPIIGSIAILGPWALFHLLIGDISLGTQLLILAGVLLIIRRVVEPKVMGQHIGLSPLATLIAMYVGLMLFGVIGFIIGPLIVIAFTSAKEAGIIKLNVKI; this is translated from the coding sequence TTGTCCGCCATTTTCACTAAACGAAACATTATTATAGCAATTACTGTCATACTCTTAATCATTGCAGGTTATTTCATATTACCTGTTTCTTTACCGCTGATATTAGCATTATTTACAGCATTAATACTATCTCCTGCTGTAAAGGCTCTTTATGAGAAAACAAAAATGAAAAGAAACTTAGCCGTAATGATTGTATTTACCTTATTTGTATGCTTTATTGGGCTAAGTGGTTACTTTATCGTAACCAAAGCAATAACTCAAGGCGTACAATTAGCTGAAAATTTACCTACTTATATAAATGATATTAATCGCGCATGGTTAACATTTCAGCGAGATTTAGAAGACAAGTACGAAGATTTGCCACCAGAAGTAGTGTTTGAAATTAACCAGCAAGTGACACAAACATTAAATAACCTTAGATTGGAACTAAGTAGTCGGGACTTAATTAGTGACTTAACATCGTTAATCACCACGATACCAGCTTTTCTAGTTAACCTTCTTGTCTATTTAATTGCGCTCTTTCTATTTTTATTAGAACTACCGAGATTAAAACAACAACTCTACTCTTATTTATCCGAAAAAACTGCGGATAAAGTCAATTTTATGGTTTCTCGCCTATCTTATGTGATTGCTGGCTTTTTTAAAGCACAATTTTTAGTAAGTATTATTATTTTCATTGTTTCTTTAATTGGCCTACTAATTATTGTTCCTGAAGTAGCATTACTAATGGCTTTTATTATATGGATCATTGACTTTATACCGATTATTGGTTCAATTGCAATTTTAGGTCCTTGGGCTTTATTTCATTTATTAATAGGCGACATAAGCTTAGGGACACAATTATTAATACTAGCTGGGGTTTTATTAATTATCCGAAGAGTTGTCGAGCCTAAAGTAATGGGACAGCATATCGGCCTTTCTCCATTAGCAACCTTAATTGCTATGTATGTTGGTTTAATGCTTTTTGGAGTGATTGGTTTCATTATTGGACCTTTAATCGTCATTGCATTTACTTCAGCAAAAGAAGCTGGGATTATTAAATTAAATGTGAAAATCTAA
- a CDS encoding Asp23/Gls24 family envelope stress response protein, with product MANQTLVGGQLFIKEKVIIDLIYFTLQKHFPYIKPYNEWVKRVKSSLHRNEKNGITVIVEQNSLKIDVCVSILYGTDMRYLSKMIQKVIKTEIEHCTGFYVDRISIKIEDVHFDD from the coding sequence ATGGCAAACCAAACGCTTGTAGGTGGTCAACTTTTTATAAAAGAGAAAGTTATCATCGATCTCATTTATTTTACGTTGCAGAAGCACTTTCCTTATATTAAACCATATAATGAATGGGTGAAACGAGTGAAAAGCTCATTACATCGAAATGAGAAAAACGGAATTACTGTAATTGTTGAGCAAAACTCACTAAAAATAGATGTATGCGTTTCTATATTGTATGGTACGGATATGCGGTATTTATCGAAAATGATACAAAAAGTAATTAAAACAGAAATTGAACATTGTACAGGTTTTTATGTTGATCGTATAAGTATTAAAATTGAAGATGTACATTTTGACGATTAA
- a CDS encoding TcaA NTF2-like domain-containing protein, producing MKKMIVAFISSITFLLLFTGCANTEEGTFVPASDEQTQTAIEFVNDYKEDMIYHTNQGSFSELEPYLVPNSTFYHLVRRHVSDLQQERSTLTLIEHTVSDVLINEFDEFHVNAYEMIETTDRHGKKVTEELNITYELIEYNDIFRIVTIMKR from the coding sequence ATGAAAAAAATGATCGTAGCATTTATTAGTAGTATAACGTTCTTATTATTATTTACGGGATGTGCGAATACGGAAGAAGGTACATTTGTGCCAGCTTCAGATGAACAAACACAAACTGCAATTGAATTTGTAAATGATTATAAAGAAGATATGATTTATCATACCAATCAAGGTAGTTTTAGTGAATTAGAACCATATTTAGTACCAAATTCTACGTTCTATCATTTAGTGAGACGTCATGTAAGTGATCTTCAACAAGAAAGAAGTACTCTCACGTTAATTGAACATACGGTAAGCGATGTTCTCATCAATGAATTTGATGAATTTCATGTCAATGCTTATGAAATGATAGAAACAACAGACCGACATGGCAAAAAAGTTACTGAGGAATTAAATATCACATATGAACTTATTGAATACAATGATATATTTCGAATTGTAACGATTATGAAACGGTAA
- a CDS encoding YugN family protein, translated as MKFESLELEGKEIKFSTLQFAAESVGLVHAGQWDYERVTFDYKIDTHEQNVTYYLRVPAYAVEGDIPAPDAKVKLLTPILGKHFYPHGVEYDEEFPKNIVDKCNKKLQLFKEKLEK; from the coding sequence ATGAAATTTGAAAGTTTAGAGTTAGAAGGAAAAGAAATAAAATTTTCAACGCTACAATTTGCAGCTGAATCCGTTGGTCTTGTACACGCTGGCCAATGGGACTATGAACGCGTGACGTTTGATTATAAAATTGACACGCACGAACAGAATGTTACATATTATTTAAGAGTACCTGCTTATGCTGTAGAAGGAGATATTCCAGCTCCTGATGCAAAAGTAAAATTACTTACACCAATTCTAGGAAAGCATTTCTATCCACATGGTGTCGAGTATGACGAAGAATTCCCAAAAAACATTGTAGATAAGTGTAATAAAAAGTTACAACTATTCAAAGAAAAGTTAGAGAAATAA
- a CDS encoding CBS domain-containing protein codes for MELLRDIMTTDVEYCTPVDNVYEVAVKMKQEDCGAIPICDDGQLLGMITDRDIVIRGVAEKRPNSTQVTEIMSEKLITASPDMSVDEAAKMMAEKQIRRLPIVENNKLVGIVALGDIAIHRGTMDEASFALSEISESPEVHH; via the coding sequence ATGGAGCTATTAAGAGATATTATGACAACTGATGTTGAATATTGTACTCCAGTGGACAATGTGTATGAAGTAGCTGTAAAAATGAAACAAGAAGATTGTGGTGCAATCCCTATTTGCGATGATGGACAATTGCTAGGTATGATTACAGACCGAGATATTGTAATCCGTGGTGTTGCAGAAAAACGGCCAAATTCAACACAAGTTACTGAAATTATGAGTGAAAAATTAATTACAGCTTCTCCAGACATGTCCGTTGATGAAGCCGCAAAAATGATGGCAGAAAAACAAATCCGACGGTTACCTATTGTTGAAAATAACAAGCTTGTAGGGATTGTTGCATTAGGTGATATTGCCATTCATAGAGGAACGATGGACGAGGCTAGCTTTGCTTTAAGTGAAATTTCAGAAAGTCCAGAAGTTCACCATTAA